A window of the Chloroflexus sp. Y-396-1 genome harbors these coding sequences:
- a CDS encoding glycosyltransferase, with amino-acid sequence MNRPRISIILPIRNAAATLPACLRSLARQTFSDYEVLAIDDGSSDESPAIVAAAAARDARIVLIEAGRIGLAAALNLGLELARAPLVARMDADDVMHPARLELQYHALQSQPELVLIASRVVAFPARVVKAGLREYLRWQNRIITPEQVNAEIYVEAPFTHPSVMFRRVPVQELGGYTTKPYPEDYELWLRMHEAGMRMQKLPQNLLAWREHPERATHRDPRYAREAFDELRADFLARDPRLHSGRPLVYWGAGRMTRQRVRRMIERGFAPFAWIDIDPAKIGQTIWGAPVHAPAWLNRQPRPFVLVYVTNHGARDLIDGWLQSMGYQPGCDYLGVG; translated from the coding sequence ATGAACAGACCACGTATTTCAATCATTCTTCCCATCCGCAACGCCGCAGCAACCTTACCGGCCTGCCTGCGCTCGCTGGCACGGCAGACCTTCAGCGATTACGAGGTGTTGGCTATTGACGATGGCTCAAGTGATGAATCACCCGCTATCGTGGCCGCAGCCGCAGCACGCGATGCGCGAATTGTGCTGATCGAGGCCGGACGTATTGGTTTGGCGGCGGCACTGAATCTGGGGCTGGAATTAGCCCGTGCTCCGCTAGTCGCTCGGATGGATGCGGACGATGTCATGCACCCAGCCCGTCTGGAACTCCAATATCACGCACTCCAGTCCCAACCCGAACTGGTGTTAATCGCCAGTCGGGTTGTGGCCTTTCCGGCGCGAGTGGTAAAGGCCGGGTTGCGGGAATATCTCCGCTGGCAAAATCGGATTATCACTCCCGAGCAGGTAAATGCCGAGATCTACGTTGAAGCACCGTTTACGCATCCTTCAGTAATGTTTCGCCGGGTACCGGTGCAGGAACTGGGAGGCTATACGACAAAGCCTTATCCAGAAGACTACGAATTGTGGTTGCGAATGCACGAAGCCGGTATGCGTATGCAAAAACTCCCGCAGAATCTGTTGGCCTGGCGTGAGCATCCCGAGCGGGCGACACATCGTGATCCGCGTTATGCACGGGAGGCATTCGATGAATTACGGGCTGACTTTCTAGCCCGCGATCCACGTTTGCATAGCGGAAGACCGTTGGTATACTGGGGCGCAGGGAGAATGACTCGTCAACGGGTACGACGTATGATCGAACGAGGCTTTGCTCCCTTCGCCTGGATCGATATCGATCCGGCGAAGATCGGCCAGACCATTTGGGGAGCACCGGTACACGCACCAGCGTGGCTGAATCGACAGCCGCGTCCATTTGTGCTGGTCTACGTCACTAATCACGGTGCGCGTGACCTGATTGACGGCTGGCTTCAGAGTATGGGGTACCAGCCCGGATGCGACTATCTAGGGGTAGGATGA
- a CDS encoding S41 family peptidase, with amino-acid sequence MRIQTCLRYTFLWLLVVVLVGCSSVPADNTPEATSLVTASPVPEIALTPTVQLPLDATLRQQIFTEVWTTINEHYLDPTFNGVDWAQVRVEYGARALVAKDDASFFAVIGAMVALLRDDHSRFVPPQAVVAEDRLTSGREEQVGIGVSTLRLSDGLLIQHVFPNSPAERAGLQPRDRVVAIDGRTFTLGSIEGPVGSRVRLLVVQPEGGSRELELVRERVEGRIEPFVLRLTNDVAYIGISTLWVNTMHEQVAEALRQLVAERPLQGVILDLRSNPGGWRDVLSGLLGHFVTGEVGAFISRKGATPLVVSLSDPDLRGLPVVVLIDRNTASYAELLAAVLQQEGGAIVIGQPSAGNTETIYAYEITGGARLWVAQEVFRLNDGRDLEGRGVQPDIQLTSDWTRFRFEADPWIVLAHDQIQDARAHQQR; translated from the coding sequence ATGCGCATACAGACTTGCCTGCGCTATACCTTCCTGTGGCTGTTAGTGGTCGTGCTGGTTGGCTGTTCGTCGGTTCCGGCAGATAATACGCCAGAAGCAACATCTCTTGTGACGGCATCGCCTGTGCCTGAGATAGCACTCACGCCGACGGTGCAACTGCCGCTCGACGCAACGCTGCGTCAGCAGATTTTTACCGAGGTTTGGACGACGATCAATGAGCATTATCTTGATCCAACCTTCAACGGTGTGGATTGGGCGCAGGTACGAGTTGAGTATGGAGCACGCGCATTGGTTGCCAAGGACGACGCCTCGTTTTTTGCCGTGATCGGCGCGATGGTTGCCCTATTACGTGATGATCACTCTCGTTTCGTACCGCCGCAGGCTGTCGTTGCCGAAGATCGCTTGACCAGTGGGAGAGAGGAGCAGGTTGGGATCGGCGTAAGTACGTTACGTCTGAGCGATGGTCTCCTGATCCAACATGTCTTTCCGAACAGTCCGGCAGAACGGGCTGGCCTGCAACCGCGTGACCGCGTTGTTGCCATTGATGGTCGAACCTTTACACTAGGGTCTATCGAAGGGCCGGTGGGTAGTCGTGTGCGTTTGCTGGTCGTACAGCCCGAAGGCGGTTCCCGTGAATTGGAACTAGTACGCGAGCGGGTGGAAGGACGGATTGAGCCATTCGTGCTGCGGTTGACCAACGATGTGGCGTACATCGGTATCAGCACGCTATGGGTCAATACGATGCATGAACAGGTCGCCGAAGCACTACGACAGCTTGTCGCCGAACGACCGCTGCAAGGGGTGATACTTGATCTGCGCAGTAATCCAGGAGGGTGGCGTGATGTGCTCAGTGGATTACTCGGCCATTTTGTGACCGGTGAAGTAGGAGCCTTTATCAGTCGTAAGGGGGCTACGCCGCTGGTTGTCTCCTTATCCGATCCCGATTTGCGCGGATTGCCAGTAGTGGTGTTGATAGATCGGAACACTGCCTCATATGCCGAGCTGCTTGCGGCAGTGCTACAACAAGAGGGTGGGGCCATAGTAATCGGACAGCCTTCTGCCGGTAATACCGAAACGATCTACGCTTACGAGATTACCGGTGGCGCCCGCTTGTGGGTTGCCCAAGAGGTGTTTCGGCTCAACGATGGCCGTGATCTTGAGGGCCGAGGGGTACAACCCGATATCCAACTTACCAGCGATTGGACGCGCTTTCGTTTCGAGGCCGATCCCTGGATAGTCCTCGCGCATGATCAGATACAAGATGCAAGAGCGCATCAGCAAAGATGA
- a CDS encoding penicillin-binding protein 2 produces the protein MKWRRFLAIPLLAVALGLLGYGILLPVEQEPRWLLLLWIGGPLAGVALLSWLDTSTPTNDLARTVSRVGTVIMIGFLMLSLQLLRQQFVQASAISNYVVVSVDGSTTSNVRPVLATQRVLRGAILDRRGRILTESVLINGIARRVYPLADQYDMTAFGHILGFFSPRYGQSGLEAVYNEYLSGERGNEWQLLLSEWTGETQRGNTLTLTLDAELQARVAALLGDRRGAVVVLDPRSGAILALVSRPGFDPSQLVVNPAASDLTAERQRVSDYWAALNRDDAGQPLLNRATQGRYPPGSTFKTVTAVAVLEYWLQSQPDQISCPNEYYPQPDAPPIVNAVDNLGAQIGEPATLERVYAFSCNTAFAQYAVRLGADRLAEVAQRFNIFLPNRLPAGFRPLRDLPSEPSLLSVQADFLQQPRALADTGYGQGQLLVSPLQMALVAAAIGNDGVMMQPYLVRRVTRPDGSTIWQADPTSIRRVMSGQTARLMRTYMAAVARYGFGRSISQFVDQPVGGKSGTAEHLPGAPPHAWFIALGPIDAPRYAVAVVIEQGGEGSGVAARLAGEVLAAAFALEE, from the coding sequence ATGAAATGGCGCCGTTTCCTAGCAATACCGCTGCTCGCGGTTGCGCTGGGTTTGTTGGGCTACGGTATCTTGCTGCCGGTTGAGCAAGAGCCGCGCTGGTTGTTGTTGCTCTGGATCGGTGGCCCACTGGCCGGTGTAGCACTGTTGAGTTGGCTGGATACGTCAACTCCGACGAATGATCTCGCCCGCACGGTTTCGCGGGTAGGCACAGTGATTATGATTGGCTTTTTAATGTTGAGCTTACAGTTGCTTCGCCAGCAATTTGTGCAGGCCAGTGCAATCAGTAACTATGTCGTTGTGAGTGTCGATGGCAGTACAACCAGCAATGTGCGGCCGGTGTTGGCAACACAACGTGTATTGCGGGGAGCGATACTTGATCGCCGAGGGCGTATCTTAACCGAGAGTGTGTTGATTAACGGTATCGCCCGTCGAGTTTACCCACTTGCCGATCAGTACGACATGACGGCATTTGGGCATATTCTCGGTTTTTTTAGTCCGCGTTACGGCCAGAGTGGCCTCGAAGCTGTCTATAACGAATATCTGTCGGGTGAGCGGGGCAATGAATGGCAGTTGCTCCTTAGTGAGTGGACGGGTGAAACGCAACGCGGTAATACGTTGACATTGACACTCGACGCCGAACTTCAGGCACGAGTGGCAGCATTACTCGGTGATCGGCGGGGTGCGGTTGTCGTCCTTGATCCTCGGAGCGGTGCTATTTTGGCCTTGGTAAGTCGGCCTGGGTTTGATCCAAGTCAACTTGTGGTAAACCCTGCTGCTTCCGATCTGACGGCTGAACGTCAACGGGTCAGTGATTATTGGGCTGCGTTGAATCGTGATGATGCCGGTCAGCCACTCCTTAATCGGGCGACGCAAGGGCGTTATCCACCCGGTTCAACGTTCAAGACAGTGACGGCAGTAGCCGTACTCGAATACTGGCTCCAGAGTCAGCCTGACCAAATTTCCTGTCCCAATGAATATTATCCCCAACCTGACGCACCGCCAATTGTGAATGCAGTTGATAATTTGGGCGCCCAGATCGGTGAACCGGCCACGTTAGAACGAGTGTACGCTTTCTCTTGTAACACGGCCTTTGCCCAATATGCGGTCCGGCTTGGCGCTGATCGGTTGGCTGAGGTGGCGCAGCGCTTTAATATTTTCTTGCCCAATCGCCTGCCAGCCGGGTTTCGTCCGCTGCGCGATCTGCCTTCAGAACCAAGTCTTCTCAGTGTACAGGCTGATTTTTTGCAGCAGCCGCGTGCGTTAGCCGATACCGGTTATGGTCAAGGACAGTTGCTGGTGTCCCCACTCCAGATGGCGTTAGTCGCCGCTGCCATCGGTAACGATGGGGTGATGATGCAACCCTACCTTGTGCGGCGGGTAACGCGACCCGATGGTAGTACTATCTGGCAGGCTGACCCGACCAGTATTCGGCGCGTGATGTCGGGTCAGACTGCTCGTTTAATGCGCACATACATGGCGGCTGTTGCCCGGTATGGTTTTGGTCGTAGTATTTCGCAATTTGTGGATCAACCGGTTGGCGGTAAGTCAGGAACTGCTGAACACCTGCCTGGTGCGCCGCCGCACGCCTGGTTTATCGCCCTTGGCCCGATTGATGCACCGCGTTACGCAGTGGCGGTCGTGATCGAGCAGGGGGGCGAAGGGAGTGGCGTCGCCGCACGCCTGGCCGGTGAGGTTTTGGCTGCGGCTTTTGCATTAGAAGAATAG
- a CDS encoding (Fe-S)-binding protein, producing MEQEQIIAIREIYWNIDHTIGSTFLYLTALITTAVMAWGILRDIARWRRGKPANRIGNPLNRLLEFTRQSLGQKKVLRDRRAGVMHALIFFGFLALFIGTDIIAVEEDFTVPLMGEQAGKILVGDFYKSYEFILDTLGLAFVAGLLWATWRRYRTRPDRLDNRRTDAWVLGIMLFLGIGGFLIEGLRIANQTIGGVAVYEQDWARLAYVGFALATIFRAIGLGDGSPVALAIHPVLWYTHAAATGLFMASLPFSKFRHILYTPLNTFFRDLQPKGALDPIPNLEAEIEKDEPRLGVTTLADLTWKRRMDLDACMRCGRCQSVCPAHTSGALLSPKYLITKMADLQRGDPIHFKDGTVRTLAELNGNGATAETLPLVGTVIQAEELWACTTCNACVHECPAMIEHVDDIVDMRRHLTMIASEVPQGVKRVLEGIERQSNPWRLPARERTAWTEGLDVPVLAEKEQVEVLYWVGCAPSYDERSRKVARAMVQLLRQAGVDFAILGEEECCTGDPARRMGEELLFQSQAQQAIETMHQYKFRTIVTTCAHCFNSIKNEYPQFGGRAGIDYEVVHHTEFLARLVREGRLKPQTPVQERVVYHDPCYIGRYNDIYDDPRTLLTSIPGLELVEAPERNRERAMCCGGGGGNVWLERWGERNVNVIRLEQLTAPQPQTIAVACPFCMVMFEDAAKNTGRAETLQRRDVAELLLESVRGSS from the coding sequence ATGGAGCAAGAGCAAATTATTGCAATCCGCGAGATCTACTGGAACATCGACCATACCATCGGCTCAACGTTTCTCTACCTGACGGCCCTGATTACCACTGCGGTGATGGCATGGGGTATCTTACGTGATATTGCACGCTGGCGAAGGGGGAAACCGGCAAATCGGATCGGAAACCCGCTAAACCGTCTCCTTGAGTTCACCCGTCAAAGTTTGGGACAGAAAAAGGTGCTACGCGACCGCCGAGCCGGAGTGATGCACGCCCTTATCTTCTTCGGCTTCCTGGCTTTGTTTATTGGTACCGACATCATTGCTGTCGAAGAAGATTTTACCGTGCCATTAATGGGTGAACAGGCCGGAAAAATTCTGGTCGGCGATTTCTACAAGAGCTACGAATTCATTCTCGATACGCTCGGGTTGGCCTTTGTGGCCGGTTTGCTCTGGGCAACGTGGCGACGCTACCGCACACGTCCTGATCGGCTCGATAATCGGCGCACCGATGCCTGGGTGCTCGGCATTATGCTCTTCCTCGGTATCGGCGGTTTCTTAATCGAAGGACTGCGCATTGCCAATCAGACGATCGGTGGCGTAGCGGTGTACGAGCAAGATTGGGCCAGGCTGGCGTATGTTGGTTTTGCTTTGGCTACGATCTTTCGGGCGATTGGGTTAGGCGATGGGAGCCCAGTTGCATTAGCCATTCATCCGGTGCTCTGGTATACGCATGCAGCAGCTACTGGTCTGTTTATGGCCTCGCTGCCGTTCAGCAAGTTTCGCCATATTCTGTATACGCCGCTCAATACGTTCTTCCGCGATCTTCAGCCAAAGGGCGCACTCGATCCTATCCCCAATCTCGAAGCCGAAATTGAAAAGGATGAACCACGGCTTGGGGTTACGACACTGGCCGATCTGACCTGGAAGCGGCGGATGGATCTCGACGCCTGTATGCGCTGTGGCCGCTGTCAGAGTGTCTGCCCGGCGCATACCAGTGGTGCGCTGCTTTCACCCAAGTATCTGATAACCAAAATGGCTGATTTGCAGCGGGGTGATCCGATCCACTTCAAAGACGGAACCGTTCGCACGCTGGCTGAGTTGAACGGTAACGGAGCTACTGCTGAGACACTCCCGCTGGTTGGTACCGTGATTCAGGCCGAAGAGCTGTGGGCCTGTACGACCTGTAATGCCTGCGTGCATGAGTGTCCGGCAATGATCGAACATGTGGACGATATTGTTGACATGCGTCGTCACCTCACGATGATCGCTAGTGAAGTACCACAGGGTGTGAAGCGGGTATTAGAGGGGATTGAACGCCAGAGCAATCCATGGCGATTACCGGCCCGTGAGCGTACTGCCTGGACGGAAGGACTTGATGTACCGGTATTAGCCGAGAAGGAGCAGGTTGAGGTCCTGTATTGGGTTGGTTGTGCACCGAGCTACGATGAACGTTCGCGCAAGGTCGCACGGGCAATGGTGCAACTCCTCCGCCAGGCTGGGGTAGATTTTGCAATTCTCGGTGAAGAGGAATGTTGTACCGGTGATCCGGCCCGTCGCATGGGAGAAGAGCTGCTCTTCCAGTCACAGGCCCAGCAGGCAATTGAGACGATGCACCAGTATAAGTTTCGTACCATCGTCACTACCTGTGCGCACTGTTTTAACAGCATCAAAAATGAATATCCCCAATTTGGTGGGCGGGCTGGTATTGATTACGAAGTCGTGCACCATACCGAGTTTCTGGCCCGTCTGGTTCGTGAAGGGCGGCTCAAGCCGCAAACTCCGGTGCAAGAGCGGGTAGTGTACCACGATCCATGCTACATTGGGCGCTACAACGATATTTATGACGATCCGCGAACGCTACTCACTAGCATTCCGGGTCTTGAGCTGGTTGAAGCACCAGAGCGTAATCGCGAACGGGCAATGTGTTGTGGTGGTGGTGGGGGCAATGTTTGGCTCGAACGTTGGGGTGAGCGTAATGTAAATGTCATTCGGCTTGAACAGCTTACAGCCCCTCAACCGCAGACGATAGCCGTCGCTTGTCCATTCTGTATGGTGATGTTTGAGGACGCCGCCAAGAATACCGGTCGGGCCGAGACACTCCAGCGGCGCGATGTGGCCGAGCTGTTGCTAGAGAGTGTCAGGGGGAGTTCATAG
- a CDS encoding cysteine desulfurase-like protein, with amino-acid sequence MQPFNPMTIRPLFPALAQKVAGRPAVFFDGPGGTQVPQSVITAIADYLTHSNANTHGAFITSQRTDAVIADAHAAIADLLGCAPDEVFFGQNMTSLTFALSRAIGRELQAGDEIIVTRLDHDANVAPWRALSERGVVIREVDIDTEDCTLDMDNLAALIGPRTRLVAVGYASNAVGTINDIPRIVEWAHQVGALVFVDAVHYAPHGLIDVKALDCDFLACSVYKFFGPHVGVIYGKREHLQRFQPYKVRPAADTVPERWMTGTQNHEGLAGVIAAIDYLASLGQPAPDRRAALTTAMQQIAAYERTLAVQLIEGMLAIPGLTFYGIREPERFAWRTPTVSFRLAHLSPRAVATALAERGIFVWDGNYYALSLSERLGVEPIGGMVRVGLVHYNTAEEVDRFLAVLRELANG; translated from the coding sequence ATGCAGCCATTCAACCCAATGACGATCCGCCCCCTCTTTCCGGCGTTAGCGCAGAAAGTTGCCGGTCGGCCAGCCGTGTTCTTCGATGGTCCTGGTGGAACGCAAGTACCCCAATCGGTTATCACGGCGATTGCCGATTACCTGACACACAGCAATGCCAATACGCACGGTGCGTTTATCACTAGTCAACGAACTGATGCAGTGATCGCCGATGCCCATGCCGCGATAGCAGATCTGCTGGGCTGCGCTCCCGATGAAGTCTTCTTCGGACAAAACATGACCTCGCTCACCTTTGCCCTGAGTCGGGCGATTGGTCGTGAATTGCAGGCTGGTGATGAAATTATTGTCACCCGCCTTGATCACGATGCTAACGTCGCTCCATGGCGAGCACTGAGTGAACGCGGTGTAGTGATTCGCGAGGTAGACATCGACACCGAAGATTGTACCCTCGACATGGACAATCTGGCAGCCTTGATTGGTCCGCGGACCCGCCTGGTTGCGGTTGGCTATGCCTCGAATGCTGTGGGAACAATCAATGACATTCCCCGGATCGTTGAGTGGGCGCATCAGGTTGGGGCGCTGGTGTTTGTTGATGCCGTTCACTATGCGCCCCATGGCTTGATCGATGTTAAGGCACTCGATTGCGACTTTCTAGCCTGTAGCGTGTACAAATTCTTTGGCCCGCATGTAGGGGTGATCTACGGCAAACGAGAGCACCTGCAACGCTTCCAGCCATACAAGGTTCGTCCGGCTGCCGATACAGTTCCTGAGCGTTGGATGACCGGCACGCAAAATCACGAGGGGCTGGCCGGTGTGATTGCAGCCATCGACTATCTGGCCAGCCTAGGGCAGCCAGCACCTGATCGCCGTGCTGCCTTGACCACAGCAATGCAGCAGATTGCAGCCTACGAGCGAACGCTAGCTGTGCAGTTAATTGAGGGGATGCTTGCGATTCCCGGTCTGACCTTTTACGGCATTCGTGAGCCGGAACGTTTTGCCTGGCGCACCCCCACTGTCTCGTTCCGACTAGCTCATCTATCACCACGAGCGGTTGCCACTGCCCTGGCCGAGCGGGGAATATTTGTGTGGGATGGAAATTACTACGCCCTGAGTTTAAGCGAACGTTTGGGGGTAGAGCCAATCGGCGGTATGGTGCGAGTAGGGCTGGTTCACTATAACACTGCCGAAGAAGTAGATCGTTTCCTCGCCGTATTGCGTGAGCTTGCTAACGGGTAA
- a CDS encoding cell division protein FtsZ, which yields MQPTTLPFHSRVPITIKLIGLGGCGGNLVSTLKLQTERVDLIVANTDHQDLAGRTNVPTRILLGPQYTAGKGAGGRPEVGAAATAESESTLAKVLSGADLVVIVAGMGGGTGTGAAPVVARLARQLGALTLAFVTMPFSVEKGQRSRTAEQGLTTLTREADAVVVVSNQKILNVVDPRTTLSVALTYSNTILGAAISGVVDQLSLPSLMQLDFSHVRQTLSNAGQTMLGIGSASGSDAAQRAMQHALKCDLLEGNLLKARRVFVSIIGGSQLGLIDVQQAIEQIHRTISNEIDPVIGVATSPHPAHRDRVRVTLIASEVESFRQPLRSARSANIVSASNHLYPDDLPPFLKLHHRGSL from the coding sequence ATGCAGCCAACAACACTTCCGTTTCACTCCCGCGTCCCGATCACTATCAAGCTGATCGGGTTGGGCGGATGTGGCGGAAATCTGGTCAGTACGTTGAAGCTCCAAACCGAGCGGGTCGATCTGATCGTTGCAAATACCGATCACCAAGACCTGGCCGGTCGCACAAATGTGCCCACGCGCATCTTGTTGGGGCCACAATACACTGCCGGTAAAGGTGCGGGCGGACGACCTGAAGTCGGCGCAGCCGCGACGGCAGAAAGCGAGTCGACGCTGGCGAAGGTGTTAAGCGGCGCCGATCTGGTTGTGATCGTTGCCGGTATGGGTGGAGGTACCGGTACTGGCGCTGCACCGGTTGTTGCCCGACTTGCCCGCCAGCTCGGTGCGCTCACCCTGGCTTTTGTCACGATGCCATTTTCCGTTGAAAAGGGTCAGCGCAGTCGAACCGCTGAACAGGGATTGACGACGCTGACCAGAGAAGCTGATGCAGTCGTGGTTGTCTCCAACCAAAAAATTCTCAATGTTGTTGATCCACGCACAACGCTATCCGTTGCACTAACCTATAGCAACACCATTCTAGGAGCAGCGATCAGTGGTGTTGTTGATCAACTTTCCTTACCGTCACTCATGCAACTCGATTTTTCGCATGTACGGCAAACGCTCAGTAATGCCGGACAAACCATGCTTGGTATCGGCAGCGCCTCGGGGAGCGATGCCGCACAACGTGCAATGCAGCACGCACTCAAATGCGACCTCCTGGAAGGGAATCTATTGAAGGCCCGTCGGGTCTTTGTGTCAATTATTGGTGGGAGTCAGCTTGGTTTGATCGATGTCCAGCAAGCGATCGAGCAGATACATCGCACGATCAGCAACGAGATTGATCCAGTTATCGGGGTTGCAACCTCACCTCACCCTGCCCACCGTGATCGTGTGCGGGTGACTCTGATTGCCAGCGAAGTCGAATCGTTTCGCCAACCATTACGCTCAGCACGCTCTGCAAACATCGTATCTGCATCGAACCATCTGTACCCTGACGATCTGCCACCTTTCTTGAAATTACACCATCGAGGTAGTCTATGA
- a CDS encoding TOBE domain-containing protein: MINGRIVQLAPPCELYERPATRAVATFVGAANFIPAEAHGEVAQSVLGPLPLLTSHSGPVSVMIRPESVNLTPDEDAPHYIIERNYFGADVRFDIRLSDGTILMARLYSWYDLPIGTHTYR; the protein is encoded by the coding sequence ATGATCAACGGACGGATTGTTCAACTGGCGCCACCCTGTGAACTGTACGAACGACCGGCCACGCGCGCAGTGGCGACCTTTGTCGGTGCTGCGAATTTTATTCCGGCTGAAGCCCACGGTGAAGTGGCACAGAGTGTCCTTGGCCCCTTACCGTTACTTACGTCGCACTCCGGGCCGGTAAGTGTTATGATCCGACCAGAATCTGTGAACTTGACTCCCGATGAAGACGCGCCACATTACATTATCGAACGCAACTACTTCGGTGCCGATGTACGGTTTGATATACGCTTGAGCGATGGCACAATCCTGATGGCGCGTCTCTACTCGTGGTACGATCTGCCGATTGGTACGCACACGTACAGGTGA
- a CDS encoding MarR family winged helix-turn-helix transcriptional regulator: protein MSISTEPTGWQQSGEMTPEVETYTLLRQVHSILETYNRYDLRGEDLTVPQFMILNYASRSGVPLSEISARMMCDNSNLTGIVDRLIAKGYVERRPDPNDRRVSLICLTEAGAEKLRNLRPRHHEKLRKRMRSLSEHEVHQLRELLKSLYSSLVNSSNDERSEKATD from the coding sequence ATGAGCATCTCCACGGAGCCTACCGGATGGCAGCAGAGTGGCGAGATGACGCCTGAAGTAGAGACATACACGTTATTACGCCAGGTTCACTCGATCCTCGAAACCTATAACCGCTACGATCTGCGTGGTGAAGATTTGACCGTTCCGCAGTTTATGATTTTGAATTACGCATCACGCAGCGGCGTGCCACTGAGCGAGATTAGTGCGCGTATGATGTGCGACAATTCTAATCTGACCGGAATTGTCGACCGATTAATCGCGAAAGGCTACGTCGAACGTCGGCCTGATCCCAATGATCGCCGCGTCAGTCTGATCTGTCTCACTGAAGCCGGCGCCGAGAAGCTCCGCAATTTACGTCCACGTCATCACGAGAAGTTGCGCAAACGGATGAGGTCGCTCTCGGAACACGAAGTGCACCAACTGCGTGAACTGTTAAAGTCGTTGTACAGCAGTCTGGTCAATTCGAGTAATGATGAGCGCAGTGAAAAAGCAACGGATTGA
- a CDS encoding sensor histidine kinase — translation MRHLINTWRQRLHPVYLFIGYRWLAWLIAGIALTLPGRAADNWPLNASLLLITLLVVLFITRQAQHYLQLMQRRPVLLSGDILLGWLVLILSGHTFFPFGPHALGSLIAPALLFGWRGALIGGLGSGLLYVIGYNGATDGWTSTMRIILPVIFALVWAALAAWRQSQPDQSQHPGELFPHSASPPANTSRSSLTSGETVGRSTEWYPPTFTSTGNRTTTGLASTVSLRPDLQLAISQLVDVERQRGGLQVECRIEGTTQRLTVAQQMVLIRAAQEALSNVRRHAHASSCEVWLRVDDQAATLQIQDDGVGLLDGTYERPHLHALRALRYRVAELDGQLAVFEGERGGLIVRVTIPLDS, via the coding sequence GTGCGACACCTTATTAATACATGGCGGCAGCGCTTACATCCCGTCTATCTGTTTATCGGGTATCGCTGGCTGGCGTGGTTGATCGCCGGTATCGCGCTTACCTTGCCTGGTCGTGCTGCCGATAACTGGCCATTGAACGCCAGTCTATTACTGATAACGCTGCTAGTCGTGTTATTCATTACCCGGCAGGCACAGCACTACCTGCAATTGATGCAGCGGCGGCCTGTTTTGTTGTCAGGTGATATTCTATTGGGGTGGCTGGTTCTGATATTGAGCGGCCACACCTTTTTTCCTTTTGGCCCCCATGCCCTGGGCAGTCTGATCGCACCAGCCTTGCTCTTCGGTTGGCGTGGAGCGCTGATCGGTGGTCTTGGCAGTGGCCTCCTCTATGTCATCGGTTACAATGGGGCAACCGATGGATGGACCTCTACTATGCGGATCATCTTACCGGTGATCTTTGCGCTAGTTTGGGCAGCGTTGGCGGCTTGGCGCCAATCACAACCCGACCAGAGCCAACATCCCGGTGAACTTTTCCCGCATTCTGCTTCACCACCCGCCAATACCTCACGCTCATCTCTGACCTCAGGTGAGACGGTCGGTCGGTCAACGGAGTGGTACCCACCGACCTTCACCAGCACCGGTAATCGCACGACGACAGGTCTGGCATCAACAGTGTCGCTTCGGCCTGATCTGCAATTAGCGATCAGTCAGTTGGTCGATGTTGAACGCCAGCGTGGGGGGTTGCAGGTGGAATGTCGAATTGAAGGCACAACACAGCGACTAACCGTTGCGCAGCAGATGGTGCTGATCCGTGCTGCGCAGGAAGCGTTGTCGAATGTGCGCCGCCACGCCCATGCCTCGTCGTGTGAGGTCTGGTTACGAGTCGACGATCAAGCTGCGACACTCCAGATACAGGATGATGGCGTTGGTTTGCTCGATGGTACTTACGAACGACCACACCTGCACGCTCTCCGTGCTCTCCGTTACCGGGTTGCTGAACTTGATGGGCAACTGGCCGTCTTTGAAGGCGAACGGGGTGGACTGATCGTGCGTGTGACCATTCCCCTTGATTCTTGA